Proteins from a genomic interval of Rosa chinensis cultivar Old Blush chromosome 2, RchiOBHm-V2, whole genome shotgun sequence:
- the LOC112184198 gene encoding uncharacterized protein LOC112184198, producing the protein MDCALIDMGYKGSPYTWSDYQTKERLDRSLWTDELRRRFGHSTTTHLHPSSSDHSPLLVEVCASPNLQNGRKKRLFRFEQFWAQHASCEGVVKNGWQGPTEGDPMSRVCQKIRNTGAILNTWQRNTFQFRQAEMRAVRARLNELLEATFDPTMNQEKQELNVRLQELLTQEETFWSQLSKEMWLKSGDRNTAYFHRRASNRRQRNMIKGLFDENDRWVTEANPIEKVVSTYYRNMFSTEGTNEVAMNLILDTVSPRVTHEMNQELLKEYTDEEIRAVAFQMHPSKSPGLNGMSPFFFQNYWDTVGSDVCTSVRSFLTSGGPIREVNFTHITLIPKVKEPKYMTDLRPIALCNVLYRICSKVLANRLKGLLGRVISPLQSAFVPGRLISDNTLVATEVAHFLHNERRDSAEHFSLKLDISKAYDRLEWSFLKSMLLKLGFAESGVELMMNSIKTVSYSFLLNGEVRGYVKPTRGIRQGDPLSPYLFILCGEGLTSLIEHFVNRRWLQGIQINSHAPVLHHLLFADDSFLFGTATEEECQQFQNILHTYEIASGQRVNLQKSEVAFSRGMDMQRKEFFASMLGVKRVDKHDRYLGLPTHVGKKKSATFGYLKEKLTKKVVSLRAKLLSGAGKEILIKAVGQSVPMYVMNCYKLPIGLCDDLHHLCAGFWWGDSDEENKIHWRSWEKLYLSKQDGGMGFKNLHWFNLAMLAKQSWRLLQNPGSLIASLYKAIYFPNCEYEYAELGSSPSFSWRSIWEARQILFRGLRWQIGDGTRVEIWKHNWIPDTYPRCPSSPPSQDAPRFVSELIDPITRVWDVDIIQRHFTQTDIELILSIPLSQIPRGDTLVWHFNKKGYFTTNSAYFVAKDLALGLVLAPKPPIDPLRVIWKAIWSAKVPGNKVALHAWRLVSNILPTRVRLSTKGYTGTLNCNLCAHDYEDSLHLFITCPHANEVWTRAGMSGPGLGFDSFHEWFLAFIPTLTQEELNKVLMLLWGIWRNRNAQCTKKKSIPARWVAPLTGRYKMNCDGAYQASSRRGGVGCVLRNDGGSFIAGQMKPYGLLTSPFHTELLALRDSILLARSLHHDEVTFESDCSLLVKAITSPSQDLSTMNILIEEVRQLLQACDNNYLQHFCKNATSNTAKSFQFHRDQVLSTLVSNGTRDNSFYNATAGGQISDETVYGLFLCCGDLSKDACSECVAAVASDVVERCPIGKEVVIWYDYCMIRYSDYSFFSIDEESPWVLMWNKENVTQEGDAFVASFNYVVGLTMNRLVQKVTSATKKFATQESNITASNGKLMYSLGQCRQDLSTADCNRCLGRVIANLPNIVTGKTGGRYLSSSCNFRFDLAPFYTLQAPVEEALPLPRTLEGKK; encoded by the exons ATGGATTGTGCTTTGATCGACATGGGATATAAGGGCAGTCCATATACATGGTCGGATTATCAGACAAAGGAGCGACTAGATCGTAGCCTCTGGACGGATGAGTTGAGACGCCGGTTCGGTCACTCTACAACGACGCATCTGCACCCCAGTTCTTCCGATCACAGCCCTTTATTGGTTGAAGTCTGCGCATCTCCAAATTTGCAGAATGGAAGGAAGAAGAGGTTATTCCGTTTTGAACAATTCTGGGCACAACATGCTTCATGTGAGGGGGTAGTAAAAAATGGGTGGCAAGGTCCTACAGAGGGTGACCCTATGAGTAGGGTTTGCCAGAAAATACGAAACACTGGTGCTATTCTTAATACTTGGCAGCGTAATACCTTTCAGTTTCGTCAAGCGGAAATGAGGGCAGTTAGGGCACGCTTGAACGAGCTGTTGGAGGCAACGTTTGATCCTACTATGAACCAGGAAAAACAGGAGTTGAATGTTCGGTTACAGGAGCTCTTGACTCAAGAGGAGACATTTTGGAGCCAACTTTCCAAAGAGATGTGGTTAAAGTCGGGTGATCGAAATACAGCATATTTTCATCGCAGAGCCTCAAATAGGAGACAGCGAAACATGATAAAAGGCTTATTCGATGAGAATGACAGGTGGGTGACGGAGGCCAATCCCATCGAAAAGGTTGTGAGTACTTATTACCGAAACATGTTTTCAACAGAGGGTACAAACGAAGTGGCTATGAATCTGATTTTAGATACAGTAAGTCCAAGGGTAACACACGAGATGAATCAAGAGCTTCTCAAGGAATATACTGATGAAGAGATTAGAGCTGTGGCTTTTCAAATGCATCCGTCCAAGTCACCTGGCCTCAATGGAATGTCTCcatttttcttccaaaattaTTGGGATACGGTAGGGAGTGATGTTTGTACATCGGTCCGATCTTTCTTAACCTCTGGAGGTCCTATTCGGGAGGTTAACTTTACTCATATAACGTTGATCCCAAAAGTCAAAGAGCCAAAGTATATGACAGATTTACGCCCGATAGCTTTGTGTAATGTTCTTTATCGTATTTGCTCGAAGGTTTTGGCAAATAGATTAAAAGGTTTGTTGGGGAGGGTGATTTCGCCACTTCAGAGTGCCTTTGTTCCAGGCCGGTTGATCTCCGATAATACTTTAGTGGCCACGGAGGTCGCTCATTTTCTTCATAATGAACGACGGGATTCTGCTGAACACTTTTCTTTGAAGTTGGATATTAGCAAGGCGTATGATAGGCTTGAATGGAGTTTTCTTAAAAGTATGCTTTTGAAGCTGGGATTTGCTGAGTCTGGGGTGGAACTGATGATGAACAGTATTAAAACAGTGAGTTATTCGTTTCTTTTAAATGGGGAGGTTCGGGGTTATGTGAAGCCAACTAGGGGTATCAGGCAGGGCGATCCACTATCTCCATATTTATTCATCTTGTGTGGAGAGGGTTTGACTTCCCTGATTGAACACTTTGTGAATCGTCGGTGGTTACAAGGTATTCAAATTAATTCCCATGCACCGGTTTTACATCACCTActctttgcagatgatagttttTTGTTTGGAACTGCAACTGAGGAAGAATGCCAGCAGTTCCAAAATATTTTGCACACTTATGAAATTGCTTCAGGACAACGTGTAAATCTGCAGAAGAGTGAAGTGGCTTTTAGTCGGGGAATGGATATGCAGAGAAAAGAATTTTTCGCGAGCATGTTAGGAGTGAAGAGAGTTGATAAACATGACCGGTATTTGGGGTTACCCACCCATGTAGGCAAGAAAAAATCAGCTACTTTTGGTTACTTGAAGGAAAAACTCACGAAGAAGGTGGTGAGTTTGAGAGCGAAGTTGCTTAGTGGAGCGGGCaaggaaattttaataaaagcaGTGGGGCAGTCTGTCCCAATGTATGTGATGAATTGCTACAAGTTGCCAATAGGTCTATGTGATGATTTACACCACTTGTGTGCAGGATTTTGGTGGGGTGACTCGGATgaggaaaataaaattcattggAGGTCATGGGAGAAGTTGTATTTGTCGAAACAGGATGGTGGTATGGGATTTAAAAATCTACACTGGTTCAACTTAGCTATGCTTGCAAAACAAAGTTGGAGATTACTTCAGAATCCAGGATCTCTTATTGCAAGTTTGTACAAGGCCATTTACTTCCCAAATTGTGAGTATGAGTATGCTGAGTTGGGGagttctccttctttctcttggCGTAGTATATGGGAAGCAAGACAAATTCTATTTCGGGGGCTTAGATGGCAGATTGGCGATGGGACTAGAGTAGAGATATGGAAGCATAATTGGATTCCTGACACGTATCCCCGCTGTCCATCCTCTCCACCCTCTCAGGATGCTCCTAGATTTGTTTCGGAGCTTATTGATCCTATTACTCGGGTGTGGGACGTAGACATTATTCAAAGGCATTTTACCCAGACAGATATAGAGTTGATCCTCAGCATACCTTTAAGCCAGATTCCACGAGGTGACACATTAGTTTGGCACTTTAATAAAAAAGGTTATTTTACAACAAATAGTGCATATTTTGTAGCCAAAGACTTGGCACTTGGTCTGGTCCTTGCGCCTAAACCTCCTATAGATCCTTTGAGGGTAATCTGGAAGGCAATTTGGAGTGCGAAAGTGCCTGGTAATAAGGTGGCTCTGCATGCATGGCGGTTGGTAAGTAATATTCTTCCAACTCGAGTCCGGCTTAGTACTAAAGGCTATACTGGTACGTTGAATTGCAATTTGTGTGCCCATGATTATGAGGACAGCTTACATTTGTTTATCACTTGCCCTCATGCAAATGAGGTATGGACTAGAGCGGGTATGAGCGGGCCGGGGTTGGGTTTTGATTCCTTTCACGAGTGGTTTCTTGCATTCATACCCACTCTAACTCAAGAAGAGCTGAATAAGGTGTTGATGTTACTTTGGGGGATATGGAGGAATAGAAATGCTCAA TGCACAAAGAAGAAGTCAATCCCTGCACGTTGGGTTGCTCCACTTACAGGTAGGTACAAGATGAACTGTGACGGAGCATATCAAGCCTCCTCTAGACGAGGTGGAGTGGGTTGTGTGCTGCGTAATGATGGGGGTAGTTTCATAGCGGGACAGATGAAGCCATATGGGCTACTCACTTCACCTTTTCACACGGAACTACTGGCTCTCCGGGATAGTATTCTCTTAGCCCGGTCTTTGCACCATGACGAGGTAACTTTCGAAAGTGACTGCTCACTTTTGGTCAAAGCTATCACCTCACCTTCTCAAGATCTATCCACTATGAATATATTGATTGAAGAGGTCAGGCAACTGCTGCAAG CATGTGATAATAACTACCTCCAGCATTTCTGCAAAAACGCCACCAGTAACACCGCAAAATCCTTCCAATTCCATCGCGATCAAGTGCTGTCGACCCTTGTCTCTAACGGCACCCGTGACAATAGCTTTTATAATGCCACTGCTGGTGGACAAATATCAGACGAGACTGTCTACGGACTCTTCCTCTGCTGCGGTGATCTATCCAAAGATGCTTGCAGTGAGTGCGTAGCTGCTGTAGCCTCGGATGTTGTTGAACGCTGCCCAATCGGGAAAGAGGTGGTTATATGGTATGACTACTGCATGATACGCTACTCTGACTATTCATTCTTTTCTATTGATGAGGAGTCGCCTTGGGTGTTAATGTGGAACAAGGAGAATGTTACGCAGGAAGGGGATGCATTTGTAGCATCCTTTAACTACGTAGTGGGACTTACTATGAATAGGTTAGTACAAAAGGTTACCAGCGCCACAAAAAAGTTTGCGACCCAAGAATCGAACATCACAGCGTCAAATGGAAAGCTGATGTACAGCCTTGGACAGTGCAGGCAGGATCTGTCCACTGCAGATTGCAATAGATGTCTTGGTAGAGTCATAGCAAACCTTCCAAATATTGTTACAGGCAAAACAGGGGGGCGTTATCTATCATCAAGTTGTAATTTTAGGTTCGATTTGGCACCCTTTTACACATTACAGGCGCCAGTAGAAGAGGCTCTACCTCTTCCGCGAACACTTGAAggtaaaaagtaa